In Octopus bimaculoides isolate UCB-OBI-ISO-001 chromosome 28, ASM119413v2, whole genome shotgun sequence, the following are encoded in one genomic region:
- the LOC106874835 gene encoding zinc finger protein ZFP2, with amino-acid sequence MENELREEEVKFKPQFKSTNFPSHLNKKKGKPLHRCNICGKLFSKSYLLTNHKCIHTGEQPYRCGICGKSYSGSSMLAIHKRIHTGEKPYHCDICGKAFSQSGQVTTHKRSHTGEKPYCCDICGKSFSRSGALTGHKRSHTGEKPYHCDICSMSFSERGTLTKHKHIHTGKKPYQCNICGKSFSSKGNLTEHKRSHTGEKLHHCDICGKLFSSKSSLTEHNRSHTGEKPHHCDICGKLFSRSNCLAKHKRSHTGEKPHHCDICGKSFSRSDYLSVHRRIHIDGKLYQCDICGKSFPRNNQLTVHKQIHTGEMPYRCNICGKSFSRSDYLTVHKRIHTGEKPCRCDICGKSFSRNDQLTVHKRVHTGEKPYRCDVCGKSFSVRSHLPRHKRIHTVSSSSSFNVRFPC; translated from the coding sequence atggaaaatgaatTACGCGAGGAAGAGGTTAAATTCAAACCACAGTTTAAAAGTACCAATTTTCCTAGtcatttaaacaaaaagaaaggaaaaccatTGCACCgatgtaatatttgtggtaaattgTTCTCTAAATCTTATCTCTTAACTaatcacaaatgtattcatacaggagagcaGCCATATCGCTgtggtatctgtggtaaatcatactcTGGATCTAGCATGTTAGcaatacacaaacgtattcacacaggagagaaaccatatcattgtgatatctgtggtaaagcattctctcaAAGTGGTCAAGTAACAACACACAAACGTagtcatacaggtgagaaaccatattgttgtgatatttgtggtaagtcattctctcgaAGTGGTGCTTTAACTGGACACAAACgaagtcatacaggagagaaaccttatcattgtgatatctgcagTATGTCATTCTCTGAAAGAGGTaccttaacaaaacacaaacatatccatacagGAAAGAAACCCTATcagtgtaatatctgtggtaaatctttctcttcaAAGGGTAACTTAACTGAACACAAAAGaagtcacacaggagagaaattacatcactgtgatatctgtggtaaattattctcttcAAAGAGTAGCTTAACTGAACACAACCGTAGTCACACAGGCgagaaaccacatcactgtgatatctgtggtaaattattctctcgTAGCAACTGCCTAGCTAAGCACAAACGAagtcatactggagagaaaccacatcactgtgatatctgtggtaaatcattctctagaagtgATTACTTATCAGTGCACAGACGTATTCATATAGATGGGAAActatatcagtgtgatatctgtggtaaatcatttcctCGAAATAATCAATTAACTGTGCACAAACAAATTCATACAGGTGAGATGCCATATCGctgcaatatctgtggtaaatcattctctagaagtgATTACTTAACagtgcacaaacgtattcatactggtgagaaaccatgtcgttgtgatatctgtggtaaatcattctctcgaaatgatcAATTAACTGTGCACAAACgagttcatacaggtgagaagccatatcgttgtgatgtctgtggtaaatcattctctgtaagaaGTCACTTACCGagacacaagcgtattcatacagtgtcatcatcatcatcatttaacgtccgctttccatgctag
- the LOC106874837 gene encoding zinc finger protein 271 has product MNKKKQKTSSYHCDICGKSFSGSANLAKHKCTGAGEKPYHCDICGKSFSERCNLRTHKRIHTGEKPYRCDICGRLFSVSSVLTNHRRIHTGEKPYQCDICGKSFSQRGILTNHKHIHTGEKPFQCDICSKSFSESRFLTTHKRIHTGEKPYCCDICGKSFSVRGTLTNHKRIHTGEKPYSCDICGKPFSEKGTLTKHKRIHTGEKPYKCDICGKSFSGNSCLTEHKRIHTGEKPYYCDICGKSFSRNGYLTEHKHIHTGEKPYRCDICGKSFALKEHLTKHRRIHTGEKPYCCDICGKSFSRCSDLTKHKRIHTGEKPYCCDICGKSFSRNSHLNEHKRSHTGEKPYHCDICGKSFSHGTNIAIHKRIHTGEKPYHCDICGKSFSQNGELASHKRIHTGEKPYHCDVCGKSFSQKNQSTTHKRIHTGEKPYQCDMCGKSFSQRIHLMKHVGIHVRQ; this is encoded by the coding sequence atgaataaaaagaaacaaaaaacatcatcataccactgtgatatttgtgggaaatcattctctggaagtgcTAACTTAGCAAAACACAAATGTACTGGtgcaggagaaaaaccataccactgtgatatctgtggaaaatcattttctGAACGTTGTAACTTAagaacacacaaacgtattcatacaggagagaaaccatatcgctgtgatatttgtggtagatTATTCTCTGTAAGTAGTGTCTTAACTaatcacagacgtattcatacaggagagaaaccatatcagtgtgatatctgtggcaaatcgttCTCTCAGAGAGGTATCTTAACtaatcacaaacatattcacacaggagagaaaccatttcagtgTGATATTTGCAGTAAATCGTTCTCTGAAAGTCGATTCTTAacgacacacaaacgtattcatacaggggagaagccatattgctgcgatatctgtggtaaatcattctctgtcagAGGTACCTTAactaatcacaaacgtattcatacaggagagaaaccatattcttgtgatatctgtggtaaaccattctcTGAAAAAGGtaccttaactaaacacaaacgtattcacacaggagagaaaccatataagtgtgatatctgtggtaaatcattctctggaaataGTTGCCTAActgaacacaaacgtattcacacaggagagaaaccatattactgtgatatttgtggtaaatcattctctcgaaatggttacttaactgaacacaaacatattcatacaggagagaaaccttaccgttgtgatatctgtggtaagtcgttTGCTCTTAAAGAAcacttaactaaacacagacgtattcatacaggagagaagccatattgctgtgatatctgtggaaaatcattctcccGATGTAgtgatttaactaaacacaaacgtattcacacaggagagaaaccatattgctgtgatatctgtggcaaatcattctctcgaaattcTCACTTGAATGAACACAAACgaagtcatacaggagagaagccatatcactgtgacatctgtggtaaatcattctctcatggaACTAACATagctatacacaaacgtattcatactggagaaaaaccctatcactgtgatatctgtggtaagtcgttCTCTCAAAATGGTGAATTAGcctctcacaaacgtattcatactggagagaaaccctatcactgtgatgtctgtggtaaatcattctctcaaaaaaatCAGTCAActacacataaacgtattcatactggagagaagccatatcagtgtgatatgtgtgggaaatcattctctcaaaggaTCCATTTAATGAAACATGTTGGTATTCATGTACGGCAGTAA